Proteins co-encoded in one Stomoxys calcitrans chromosome 5, idStoCalc2.1, whole genome shotgun sequence genomic window:
- the LOC106090976 gene encoding uncharacterized protein LOC106090976, which translates to MGLYNFIEDIFDDDDNDNSTTTDPDMAAPDGDELKSLSRVQIAEYTLELVMDITILAASIFLYVGLKKKIANFISPWLVISFLHVVVGSVWQFVMETDDDDSFMEEALNLFIEVFVSGMWYPIYKQYKAIRNPKAVIQPTHQCYATGTFGCHKTATAPIEV; encoded by the exons ATGGGACTATACAATTTCATCGAGGACATTttcgatgatgatgataacGATAACTCTACAACCACTGATCCTGACATGGCCGCCCCGGATGGCGATGAATTGAAAAGCTTGTCAC GTGTCCAAATAGCCGAATATACCCTTGAACTAGTTATGGATATAACTATACTTGCTGCCTCAATCTTCTTGTATGTGGGCCTTAAGAAG aaaattgcCAATTTCATTTCGCCTTGGCTCGTCATTTCCTTCTTGCATGTCGTAGTGGGTAGTGTGTGGCAGTTTGTCATGGAAACGGATGATGACGATTCCTTTATGGAAGAAGCCTTAAACCTTTTCATAGAAG TGTTTGTTTCTGGCATGTGGTATCCTATCTATAAACAATACAAAGCAATTCGTAATCCTAAAGCCGTGATACAACCTACTCACCAATGTTATGCCACCGGTACATTTGGTTGTCATAAAACCGCCACAGCTCCGATAGAGGTTTAA